The genomic interval TACTATTCTAACAATCTATCCTCAAGGCACTTCATCCTGACGTTGCCGTCTTGTAGCAGTATAGTACTCATAGGTTAGCAGTTGAGATAGCAAATCAACACAAGGGAACAAGTTGGCAACAGTGTTCATTCACCTGCTTTTGTATTATTTCAAGCTCTTTAAAAATTCACTCATCAGGATCAGGTGTGTTCGTGATACAAAAATATGAGTATGAGATTACAGTTTACAACACGGTCCTAAAATTCGTGGCAACGATGATGTGACGATGACCATAGCAGATACAGTAACAAGAGTTCAGTTCAGAGCGCAGCAAATTCAGAGAGCTCAAGATTGATGGGCTCACATCCTGCTCTTCCGGACCGGGCCCAATTCCTTGGCCTTGGCCCTCAGCTCGTGCTTCTTGATCTTCCCCGTCGCCGTCTTGGGCAGCGGCCCGAACACGACGGACTTGGGCACCCAGTACCCCGGCAGCCTCTCCCGGCAGAACCGCAtgatgtcgccggcgagcgccgcctcgTCGGAGCTGTCGGCGCCGTCCTTGGGCGTCACGAACGCGCATGGCGACTCCCCCCACTGCTCGTCGGCCCGCGCCACCACCGACGCCTCCAGCACCGCCGGGTGCTGGTACACCGCCTTCTCCACCTCCAGGCTGCTGATGTTCTCCCCGCCGGAGATGATGATGTCCTTAGCCCTGTCCTTCACCTCGATGTACCCGTCGGTGTGCTTCACGCCGAGGTCGCCGGAGTGGAACCACCCGTTCTCGAACGCCTCCGCGTTCGCCCTGGGGTTCTTGAGGTACCCCTTCATGACGCCGTTCCCGCGCATGACGATCTCCCCGAGCGTCGAGCCGTCGGCGGGGACGGGCGCCATCGTCTTCGGGTCGACGACGTCGAGGCCCTCGAGGCCCACGTAGCGGATGCCCTGGCGGGCGTGGAGGCGGGCGCGCTCGTCGTCCGGCAGCTCGTCCCACTCCGGCTTCCACGCGCACACTGTGGACGGGCCGTACGTCTCGGACAGCCCGTAGGTGTGGGTGATGCGGAAACCGAGCTTCGACATGGACGCGagcaccgacggcggcggcgcggcgccggcggtcaTGACGTTGACGACACGCGGCAGGGGGAGGATGGCGTCAGCCGGCGGAGCGTTGACGATGGTGTTGAGGACAACCGGTGCACCACAGAAGTGGGTCACGCCTTGGTTGGCTATCGCCGAGAAGATGGCCTTTGCTGTAACCTGTGATGATGGCGAACAGAAGTGTTAGTGAATCAATTTCTAGTTTGCTACTCCTAGCCAGCATCAACCATCAAGCAGGTAATGAACTGGGTAAAGTCACTAGGCATGAACAAGAGTCCATCCCCAACCTAATCTATGGTATCAAATTCATTCATTTATTATCTTGCAACTTATGGCTGCATCACAAACAAGTCCATCAAGCACACCTAGTCCTAATGTCTGCATATTCATTTATCTGGGAGGCAAGGAACTGACGAGCATTTGTGTACTGAAAAATACCCCCATGAGCTAGCAGTACAATAGAAAGATGACCAGAAATTGGCTTCTTAAATTTCAAGATATATACCAACTGAACTAATTATCCTGAATTCCACCCTGGTATTATTGCAGTAATGCATCAGTTAACAGGACTTGATTTTCATGTTTATATGTATTTCACGTAACAAGTGAACAACTTGTACCATTTCACTGCAATGCTCTTTAGAGTTGAAAAATGAAAGTAACATTGATAATGTAGTATCAGGACTAGTTTAAATTTGTCTGGGAGTATTCATACTTGAATGACGCACTTTtaccaaaaaataattcattgcCTCTAGTCCTTATGGTAATTTTGTAGACATGAACATATTGTGAAGGTTATTGCGTTAATCTAAGTAatatatttgctaatgatatgATTGTTGTCTCATACTTACTATTCATATAGGTTCGATAGAAATAATGAATAGGTCTCAGGTGTACACTTGCTACTTCAGTTTTGCAGATTGTTCATGTTCCACATGAATGCTCGAGTGATAAAGTTCTTACTGAAGAAGTTCTAGATATAGCATAGCATACCTGACGAAGACAAATGCTTGTTCCACAAAGAGCAGCAAGTGTCCATGTATAGCACCAGCCATTACAGTGGAACATCGGCAAAGTCCACAAATAAACAGCGCCTTCATTCATTCCCCATACCAGAGCACCACTCAGTGACATTAGGTAAGCACCCCTGTGATGCAGTACCACGCCCTTTGGGTTGGAAGTTGTCCCGGAAGTATAACCTAAGGCAATACTCTTCCATTCATCCTGTGGTGGTTTCCAGGCAAATTCAGGATCGCCAGTTTCCAGAAACTCCTCATACTCAATGGCTCCTTTACTCAAAGCACTTTTGAGGGACACGGGATCACAAGTTTGATCACCAATAACAATTAGAAGTGGCTGTTTGAAAGCTCCTTTCTTTTGCTCCGCAATAATCCTCAGAGAATCCTCTGCTAGGGAGAAAAATTCCTGGTCAACCATCACAACTTCCGCTGATGAGTGCTCCAAGAGAAATGCAACAGTAGGAGCATTTAATCGAATGTTGACGCAGTTCACCACTGCTCCAGCCATTGGAACTCCAAAATGGGCCTCATATACTGCTGGGATATTTGGAGCTATTACAGCTacctaaaaaaattagaagaaaCCAGTAATCAGTGCAAATTTGATCCAATATGTTGTGTGCATGCAACCACAGAGGTTTTAGCTAGCACAACTTAGTCAGATGAAAGTATTGGAGTATCACATAAGAAGATATTATTGTCTGCCATATGATTTCTACAATCAATTTGCAGCAGACAGTTGTAATCTTCTCATGTGCATCCAATATATCTTACTGGATTTGGAAGGTTCCCATTTCCCATCAGCATCAAGAGAAAGAACCATTCAGTTTCCATTGAGACATAGCATGGTAAAAACCTAATTTTCGTTTTGACAATAACTGATATGTTCAATCTTAGCATGTGTTTGTTCAATTAAAATGCATAAAACACATGCATTGGAAAAAGGACAAGTTTTAGGATGCACACATCTGAGGACTGAAGAAGCACATTATGCATACTACATCTACCACCAGTCTAACTACATGACGGGACCTGCCCTCTGTTTTTCTCGGCctatttagttcgcgaaaagaaaatttttgggtgttacattggatgtttgaccggatgtcggaaagggttttcggacacgaatgaaaaaactaatttcataactcgcctggaaaccgcgggatgaatcttttgagcctaattaatccatcactagcacatgtgggttactgtagcacttctGGCTAAttatgaactaattaggctcaaaagatttgtctcatgATTTCCCccttaactgtgcaattagtttttttaatctatatttaatgctcaatgcatgtgtccaaagattcgatgtgatgtttttaggaaaaaattttggggaactaaaccaggcctaaggAAAACAGTAGGGCAGGATCTATCATGCATATCATGTGAAGATATTCTAAATTTCTTCTTGGTCCGCCATGGATTACCATGGCAAACTCATGCTTGATAGTTGATAGTAATAGTCTTTAAAAATCCTGTTATTTGTGTTAATCCAAAtgctccaaagtccaaactgcCAGTATAATGGCATCCGTATAAAAAAGGTTTATTGATACATGATTTCAAATTGACAAAAGGCTTCTTCAGTACGCAGATTCTGATGTTACTGAAATGAAGTCCCAGCATTGGGAGGTGAAAGGGCAGTAGATTGCTGCAGTGTTTCTCCCACCTTCATGGAGAAATAGTTGCTGCGTTGAAACTGAAAGTGATTTCGCAGTAATATGCTGCTCCTTTATTGAGAAGCAGTCTTTTTTTTGTGttcttgaggggaaaaaaaaagttgtggcACAAATTTAACTTTTTACTGCTGCCAACTTGGAAGCTTCATGTGTTTGGGGTGTTTGACTTTGACATCGCCATCTCCAGGATTACAGGGGCACACAGAACAGTAGAACACTAACAGGAACAAGTAGAGGGAGGCGGAAACGAATCGGAGAACGGGGAGGAGAGTGGGAGCCGTACCGTGCTCCCGTGGCCGACGGACCGGCGCGCgagggcggaggcgaggcggcggcatcggcggtaGGTGTCGGCCCAGGTGTAGCGCACGGGGCCGTGCACGACGGATGCCCGCGCCGGGTGCGCCAGCGCGGCGCGCTCCAGGAACCAGAGCGGCGTGAGCGCCGTGTAGTTGGCGCCCCCCCGCGGCAGGTCGTCGAtgtccctctccgccgccatccccccgatgctctctctctccccgcacGCACGCACTCGTCTCGCGTGGCTTGGCTAGGCTTTGACTTGGCACCGGTGAGCCGGACAAATGGGAGATGATGCCACGATGGTTCTTTAATAGTCGCTGGAGCAGCGTGGCGGCGAGCGAGGGCGATGAGGAGCGGGTGGCTGGCTGGCGGAGGGATCTTGCtggtggtggccgtggcggGGAGGGATTTTGCGAGTTTTCTGCTTCTAGTGGCTGAGCGCGCGGAGGCCGGCAGCTCGCGCGGGGTGGTGGAGTTGTgaactggtggtggtggtgggtccGTGACTCGTGTGAGCTGAGAAATTCCTGTTGCTTTTTAACGTTTTTTATGTCGCCTGCAGACggggccggcgggcggcggctagtATGGAGATCTCGCTTCATTGGTGGGAGAATGCCCGCGCGCCCATGCCACCCACCCGTGTGTGATGCACGATTTGCAGGCCACGTCTCACGTGCTGTCAGTGCACCCGTACATGTACAATAGTATTCCCACGTCGATTTTGCTATACACTACCCcgtctcgaaaaaaaaaaccttaacaTAAATCTGAACTAGTATGTATCCAAGCTCATAAGCTCATAGTTatgattgttttcttttttgatggatggagtatgtaccaacaattatttttataaaaatttgacagatataaatatagtacaatcacaatgtaattatattgtaacttgcatgtaattgaACAGTTCGATTTGCTTTTAAAATTCATGTGAGGGGATTCGGTACTATTATACTTTCGTATAATGGTAGGAAATAATCACAACCCATGCACTACCATTAAACCTTTGTTTTCACGAAAATAGCATGTCACCTagggatttttaaaagttacatataattaagttacattataattacaagcaatttataattaaattatatcaCAATTCTACTTATATGTACGTATGTgaaatttttgaattaaaatcTAACGACAAATGTATAGCTTATCCtattttctgaaaaatatgAGTATTCAAGTGAATATCCATGAGTCCCCTTGGCCCGTCCATGTGGACACGTACTGGTATTTCCTCCAAATGATTTTGGAGTTACTAAATTTATGTCCATGCGCTGCAATAGAATCACAAGATAGAAATATGATTCGCTTTTTTTAATGTCTGTTTTTCACGATGGGTTATGTTTCTATGGCTTTTTGCAGTTTTTTTAAGGGGAGGGGGGTTTTGAGAGGAAGGAGGACGTCTGTGCTTTTTAAGTACTACTGTACTAGTTAAGATAAGATgaataaatataaaaactaCCAGTACACCCTTACCTTATCGCGTATTTGAATGGGTACGAAAGACGTTTAGGTTGGTTGTAACAGAAGTTCCAATATATTGGCGCGCTGGTTCTACAAGGGCGTACGTGAAGCTACATAAGGCACATGTACTTATAATAAGTCAACAATTGAAGTTTGACTAGTTTGATCAATTTATTAGTCCTGCAATTTTAGCTATAAATGATTCtaaaaggatttttctttttctgaattcatgtaaaatttaaaattcataaGCATTTTAGTGTCACGTCatccaaaattatttttaaattgtcaTGGTTGTGCACTGTAGAAGTTTAGGATCAAAAGTTGTCTGGATATAAAGTTCATATTACCttttagatttgaaaaaaaaaaggctataaataaatttccAATATATAAAGCATATTCAGGAGAACTAGTTAATGCAGAGCTGCAGCTACGCTACAGCCGTAGCTACAACAACTGCAGCGGGCTGTTTGAGTGGGCTGTGCGCAACAGCCTTGCACAATCTAaaataggggtgaaaacggagcggattcgAGCGGATAGTGGTCATATCATATTTttcctaaaccatatttttttaagcagATGCGAAGCGGATTGTTTTGGATGTCGGAAATGGTGCGGAGTAGATGCGGAATCGGTTTGGAAGCGGATTAAATTTATCGGATGTTACGTGTATGCAATCAATACAATATCAAGTTAGCAATACAAAGAACAATAATATAGTAATCAAATAAATGACCCATCGTAATAATTACGTGCTTAAGTGCTaaacaacatgaatacatgatgtccataatataaaaaataca from Oryza glaberrima chromosome 3, OglaRS2, whole genome shotgun sequence carries:
- the LOC127768663 gene encoding acetate--CoA ligase CCL3-like, giving the protein MAAERDIDDLPRGGANYTALTPLWFLERAALAHPARASVVHGPVRYTWADTYRRCRRLASALARRSVGHGSTVAVIAPNIPAVYEAHFGVPMAGAVVNCVNIRLNAPTVAFLLEHSSAEVVMVDQEFFSLAEDSLRIIAEQKKGAFKQPLLIVIGDQTCDPVSLKSALSKGAIEYEEFLETGDPEFAWKPPQDEWKSIALGYTSGTTSNPKGVVLHHRGAYLMSLSGALVWGMNEGAVYLWTLPMFHCNGWCYTWTLAALCGTSICLRQVTAKAIFSAIANQGVTHFCGAPVVLNTIVNAPPADAILPLPRVVNVMTAGAAPPPSVLASMSKLGFRITHTYGLSETYGPSTVCAWKPEWDELPDDERARLHARQGIRYVGLEGLDVVDPKTMAPVPADGSTLGEIVMRGNGVMKGYLKNPRANAEAFENGWFHSGDLGVKHTDGYIEVKDRAKDIIISGGENISSLEVEKAVYQHPAVLEASVVARADEQWGESPCAFVTPKDGADSSDEAALAGDIMRFCRERLPGYWVPKSVVFGPLPKTATGKIKKHELRAKAKELGPVRKSRM